A DNA window from Mycobacterium sp. IDR2000157661 contains the following coding sequences:
- a CDS encoding exodeoxyribonuclease III, which produces MRIATWNVNSIRARVDRVADWLERADVDVLAMQETKCSDEQFPHMPFLAAGYEVAHCGFNQWNGVAIASRVGIENVEVGFEGQPTWSDKPEIEAAAEARALGATCNGVRVWSLYVPNGRFVGSPHYEYKLDWLAALRDAAANWLSDDASAQIAMVGDWNIAPTDEDVWSVEFYRNSTHVTAPERAAFNAFVEAQFADVVRPFTPGPAVYTYWDYTQLRFPKNRGMRIDFILGSPALAQRITHAEIVREERKGKGASDHAPVLVDLA; this is translated from the coding sequence ATCGCGTCGCTGACTGGTTGGAGCGCGCCGATGTCGACGTGCTCGCGATGCAGGAGACCAAGTGCTCTGACGAGCAGTTCCCGCACATGCCGTTCCTGGCGGCCGGCTACGAGGTGGCGCACTGCGGTTTCAACCAGTGGAACGGCGTGGCGATCGCCTCACGGGTCGGCATCGAGAACGTCGAGGTCGGCTTCGAGGGCCAACCGACCTGGAGTGACAAGCCGGAGATCGAGGCGGCCGCCGAGGCGCGGGCACTCGGTGCGACGTGCAACGGGGTGCGGGTTTGGAGCCTCTACGTGCCCAACGGCCGTTTCGTCGGCTCGCCGCATTACGAATACAAGCTCGACTGGCTGGCTGCGCTCCGGGACGCCGCCGCGAACTGGTTGTCGGACGACGCTTCGGCGCAGATCGCGATGGTCGGCGACTGGAACATCGCTCCCACCGACGAGGACGTGTGGAGCGTGGAGTTCTACCGGAACAGCACCCACGTCACCGCACCGGAGCGCGCGGCGTTCAACGCCTTCGTCGAGGCACAGTTCGCCGATGTGGTGCGACCGTTCACGCCAGGCCCGGCCGTCTACACGTACTGGGACTACACCCAACTGCGGTTCCCGAAGAACCGCGGTATGCGCATCGACTTCATCCTCGGCTCACCGGCGCTGGCGCAGCGCATCACCCATGCCGAGATCGTTCGTGAGGAGCGAAAAGGTAAGGGCGCCAGCGACCACGCGCCGGTGCTGGTCGATCTCGCCTAG
- a CDS encoding lysophospholipid acyltransferase family protein encodes MSSTTDHRPGDIRKQAREQAADAREAMDAKRRKNDAGVSGWLNRRAGDWDLNPPDEPTMQRQKFFWNTLVDHWFRMEFDGWENLPDPPVLLVGIHSGAPFVWDAWTVGVQWWRRFGQDRPLHGTAHDALMAIPLIGRYFRAMGVLPAAPDSMATALAEGRDVAVWPGGEVDSLRPWSERDRANLAGRTGFVKMAIRAGVPIVPIATVGGADAMPVLIRGDGLSRALKLDKLLRLKVFPIALSLPWGIAPAALPQFPLPAKIRTRLMPAVRLDDDADRAEDDAYVEEKYREVEKSIQRGMDALARKRALPLFG; translated from the coding sequence ATGTCATCGACGACTGACCACAGACCGGGCGACATCCGCAAGCAGGCCCGCGAGCAGGCCGCAGACGCCCGGGAAGCGATGGACGCGAAACGTCGGAAAAACGACGCCGGCGTCAGCGGCTGGCTGAACCGGCGAGCAGGGGACTGGGACTTGAACCCGCCGGACGAGCCGACGATGCAGCGGCAGAAATTCTTCTGGAACACCCTTGTCGACCACTGGTTCCGGATGGAGTTCGACGGCTGGGAGAACTTGCCGGACCCACCGGTGCTGCTGGTCGGCATCCACTCGGGGGCGCCCTTTGTGTGGGATGCGTGGACGGTCGGAGTGCAGTGGTGGCGGCGGTTCGGCCAGGACCGTCCGCTGCACGGCACGGCGCACGACGCGCTGATGGCCATCCCGCTCATCGGCCGCTACTTCCGGGCGATGGGAGTGCTCCCGGCCGCTCCCGACTCGATGGCGACCGCCCTTGCCGAGGGCCGAGACGTCGCGGTGTGGCCCGGCGGCGAGGTCGATTCGCTGCGTCCATGGAGTGAGCGTGATCGCGCGAACCTGGCCGGAAGAACCGGATTCGTGAAGATGGCGATCCGCGCCGGTGTGCCGATCGTGCCGATCGCCACGGTGGGCGGCGCCGACGCGATGCCGGTTCTCATCCGCGGCGACGGCCTGTCCAGGGCACTGAAGCTGGATAAACTGTTGCGGCTCAAGGTATTTCCCATCGCGCTTTCGCTGCCCTGGGGGATCGCACCCGCCGCGCTGCCGCAGTTCCCGCTGCCGGCCAAGATCCGCACCCGGCTCATGCCTGCGGTCCGGCTGGACGACGATGCGGACCGCGCGGAGGACGACGCCTACGTCGAAGAGAAATACCGTGAGGTCGAGAAGAGCATCCAGCGCGGCATGGATGCACTCGCCCGCAAGCGGGCGCTCCCACTGTTCGGTTGA
- the thiC gene encoding phosphomethylpyrimidine synthase ThiC has translation MTSEVDPSVTTGPIAGSAKVYRELPGIPGAKVPFRRVHMTNGEHLDLYDTSGPYTDPSAALDLNAGLPPRPGVIRDRGTQLQRARNGEVTAEMAFIAEREGMPAQLVRDEVAAGRAVIPANHNHPETEPMIIGKAFAVKVNANIGNSAVTSSIAEEVDKMVWATRWGADTIMDLSTGEDIHLTREWLLRNSPVPVGTVPIYQALEKVKGDPAELTWDIYRDTVIEQCEQGVDYMTVHAGVLLRYVPLTAKRVTGIVSRGGSIMAAWCLAHHRESFLYTHFEELCEILQRYDVTFSLGDGLRPGSIADANDAAQFAELRTLGELTKVAKSHGVQVMIEGPGHVPMHKIVENVRLEEELCEEAPFYTLGPLTTDIAPAYDHITSAIGAAIIAQAGTAMLCYVTPKEHLGLPDRKDVKDGVIAYKIAAHAGDLAKGHPHAQQRDDALSRARFEFRWHDQFALSLDPDTAREFHDETLPAEPAKTAHFCSMCGPKFCSMRITQDVRDYAAEHGLETEEDIEAALVKGMAEKSQEFADHGNRVYLPLA, from the coding sequence GTGACCAGTGAAGTCGATCCGTCCGTGACCACCGGGCCCATCGCGGGCAGCGCCAAGGTCTACCGGGAGCTCCCTGGGATCCCGGGAGCGAAGGTGCCGTTTCGCCGCGTGCACATGACCAACGGTGAACACCTCGACCTGTACGACACCTCCGGGCCGTATACCGATCCGAGCGCCGCACTCGACCTCAACGCCGGACTACCGCCGCGCCCCGGAGTGATTCGCGACCGCGGCACGCAACTGCAGCGCGCCCGCAACGGCGAGGTCACCGCCGAGATGGCGTTCATCGCCGAACGCGAAGGCATGCCTGCCCAGCTCGTGCGCGACGAGGTGGCGGCCGGCCGCGCGGTGATCCCCGCCAACCACAACCACCCCGAGACCGAGCCGATGATCATCGGCAAGGCCTTCGCGGTGAAAGTCAATGCCAACATCGGCAATTCGGCTGTCACCAGCTCGATCGCCGAAGAGGTCGACAAGATGGTGTGGGCCACGCGGTGGGGTGCCGACACGATCATGGACCTCTCCACGGGCGAGGACATCCACCTGACCCGCGAGTGGCTCCTGCGCAACTCGCCGGTGCCGGTCGGTACCGTGCCGATCTATCAGGCGCTCGAGAAGGTCAAGGGTGACCCGGCGGAGCTGACGTGGGACATCTACCGCGACACCGTGATCGAGCAGTGCGAGCAGGGTGTCGACTACATGACGGTGCATGCCGGTGTCCTGCTGCGCTACGTGCCGCTGACCGCCAAGCGTGTCACCGGGATCGTGAGCCGCGGCGGTTCCATCATGGCCGCATGGTGTCTGGCCCACCACCGCGAGTCGTTCCTCTACACCCACTTCGAGGAACTCTGCGAGATCCTGCAGCGCTATGACGTGACGTTCTCACTCGGCGACGGGCTGCGGCCCGGATCGATCGCCGACGCCAACGACGCCGCCCAGTTCGCCGAACTGCGAACTCTGGGCGAGCTGACGAAGGTTGCCAAATCGCATGGCGTGCAGGTCATGATCGAAGGACCCGGCCACGTGCCGATGCACAAGATCGTCGAGAACGTGCGGCTCGAGGAGGAGCTGTGCGAGGAAGCGCCGTTCTATACGCTGGGCCCGCTGACCACCGACATCGCGCCCGCCTACGACCACATCACCAGCGCCATCGGTGCGGCGATCATCGCCCAGGCCGGTACCGCGATGCTGTGCTACGTCACGCCCAAGGAACACCTCGGCCTGCCCGATCGTAAGGACGTCAAGGACGGGGTAATCGCCTACAAGATCGCCGCGCACGCAGGCGATCTCGCCAAAGGCCATCCGCACGCACAGCAGCGCGACGATGCCCTGTCGCGCGCCCGCTTCGAGTTCCGGTGGCACGACCAGTTCGCGCTGTCGCTCGACCCTGACACCGCACGCGAATTCCACGACGAGACGCTTCCGGCGGAACCGGCAAAGACCGCGCACTTCTGCTCGATGTGCGGTCCGAAGTTCTGTTCGATGCGTATCACCCAGGATGTCCGCGACTACGCCGCCGAACACGGGCTGGAGACTGAAGAGGACATCGAGGCCGCGCTGGTCAAGGGGATGGCCGAGAAATCCCAGGAGTTCGCCGACCACGGCAATCGCGTGTACCTGCCGCTGGCATGA
- the thiD gene encoding bifunctional hydroxymethylpyrimidine kinase/phosphomethylpyrimidine kinase yields the protein MNYLPLPEPQTTPVRVMTIAGSDSGGGAGIQADLRTFALLGVHGLVAVTAVTVQNSLGVKGFHEIPLDVIGGQIEAVASDIGVQAAKTGMLASSEIIDTVAGAWRGQGLAGAVPLVVDPVCASMHGDPLLHPSALDAMKERLFPLATLVTPNLDEVRLLVGIEVVDDDTQRDAARALHALGPPWVLVKGGHLRSSAQSPDLLFDGTEFHEFDATRIDTGHDHGAGDTLAAAVASALAHGYTVPDAVAFGKRWVTECLRAAYPLGQGHGPVSALFRLTE from the coding sequence ATGAACTATCTGCCGCTGCCCGAGCCGCAGACCACGCCGGTTCGGGTGATGACGATCGCCGGGTCCGACTCCGGCGGCGGCGCAGGCATCCAGGCCGACCTGCGCACCTTCGCGCTGCTGGGCGTGCACGGCCTCGTGGCGGTCACTGCGGTCACAGTGCAGAACTCGTTGGGCGTCAAGGGCTTTCACGAGATTCCGCTCGACGTCATCGGCGGCCAGATCGAGGCGGTGGCCTCCGACATCGGTGTGCAGGCGGCCAAGACGGGCATGCTTGCGTCCTCCGAGATCATCGACACGGTGGCCGGCGCCTGGCGCGGCCAGGGTCTTGCCGGCGCGGTCCCGTTGGTGGTGGACCCGGTGTGCGCCTCGATGCACGGCGATCCGCTGCTGCACCCCAGCGCACTCGACGCCATGAAGGAACGGCTGTTTCCGCTTGCGACGCTGGTGACGCCGAATCTCGACGAGGTCCGCCTGCTCGTCGGCATCGAGGTCGTCGACGATGACACCCAGCGCGACGCTGCTCGTGCCCTGCATGCGTTGGGCCCGCCTTGGGTGCTGGTGAAGGGTGGCCACCTTCGTTCGTCGGCTCAAAGCCCCGACCTTCTCTTCGACGGCACGGAATTTCACGAGTTCGACGCCACCCGCATCGACACCGGCCACGACCACGGCGCGGGAGACACCCTGGCAGCCGCGGTGGCCAGCGCGCTGGCACATGGTTACACCGTTCCCGACGCGGTCGCGTTCGGAAAGCGTTGGGTGACCGAATGTCTGCGTGCCGCATACCCGTTGGGGCAGGGTCACGGCCCCGTCTCGGCGCTGTTCAGGCTGACCGAGTGA
- a CDS encoding alpha/beta hydrolase family protein produces MTLEDIAGVAHEPDGTPAGVVVLTHGAGGSREAPLLKRICDEWARRGWLAVRYNLPYRRRRPKGPPSGSAKADQAGVAEAVAVARTLAGGPVIAGGHSYGGRMTSMAVADRATEVDVLTLFSYPLHPPGKPERARTDHLPLITVPTVFTHGSADPFGSIDELRPAADLIGARTTIVEIAGARHDLGSKTFDVPALAVDAAVRLLGAP; encoded by the coding sequence GTGACGCTCGAGGACATCGCCGGAGTCGCCCATGAACCCGACGGCACTCCGGCGGGCGTCGTCGTCCTCACCCACGGCGCGGGCGGCAGCCGGGAAGCCCCCTTGCTCAAGAGGATCTGCGACGAGTGGGCTCGGCGCGGCTGGTTGGCGGTGCGCTACAACCTGCCCTATCGAAGGCGCCGCCCCAAGGGGCCGCCGTCCGGTTCGGCGAAGGCCGATCAGGCGGGGGTGGCCGAGGCCGTTGCGGTCGCGCGGACGCTGGCCGGCGGCCCCGTCATCGCAGGCGGGCATTCCTACGGCGGCCGGATGACCTCGATGGCGGTTGCCGACAGGGCAACCGAGGTCGACGTGTTGACGCTGTTCTCCTATCCCCTGCACCCGCCGGGCAAGCCGGAGCGGGCACGCACCGATCACCTGCCCCTCATCACCGTGCCGACGGTGTTCACCCACGGCTCGGCGGATCCGTTCGGCTCCATCGACGAACTTCGCCCGGCCGCCGACCTCATCGGTGCGCGCACGACCATCGTCGAAATCGCCGGAGCGCGCCACGATCTGGGCTCCAAGACATTCGATGTGCCCGCACTCGCAGTCGACGCGGCAGTCCGCTTGCTCGGTGCGCCCTAG
- a CDS encoding flavin-containing monooxygenase has translation MTSEQFDAVIVGAGFGGIGAAIQLKRMGYENFVILDREDDLGGTWHVNHYPGLAVDVPTTTYSYFFEPNPNWSRLFSTGGEIKQYADDVADKYDVRKHMRFNTTVEGARWDEDAKVWRIALGGGDTLSARYLITATGFLSQPHTPDIPGITSFDGKVIHTTAWDDGYEPEGRRIAIIGTGATAVQLIPELAKKAAELTVYQRTPIWVVPKLDFPISERAKRLFARVPLTQRAVRMVTDALYEFFIFVGLHHRQTLFRRLNIAASDLAKMHRFFSIRDPELREQLTPDYDFGCKRPTFSNSYYRVFTKPHVHLQSSGIERIESDGIVANDGTKTVIDTLVLATGFDLWEANFPAIEIVGRQGRNLGKWWRENRFQAYQGVSMPYFPNLLSLASPYAFLGLNFFNTMEYQMRHMDRLFGEVKRRGATTFEVTEEANTRYLDRMTELIADSVFTVGNCASSRSYYFNPSGEATLLRPMPTRRAIKEASQYPLSDYQIA, from the coding sequence ATGACTTCGGAACAGTTCGACGCCGTCATCGTGGGCGCCGGGTTCGGGGGCATCGGCGCGGCCATCCAGCTCAAGCGGATGGGCTACGAGAACTTCGTCATCCTCGACCGAGAGGACGACCTGGGCGGAACGTGGCACGTCAACCACTACCCGGGCCTGGCCGTCGACGTCCCGACGACCACCTACTCCTACTTCTTCGAGCCGAACCCGAACTGGTCGCGCTTGTTCTCCACCGGCGGCGAGATCAAGCAGTATGCCGATGATGTCGCAGACAAGTACGACGTGCGCAAGCACATGCGGTTCAACACCACGGTCGAGGGCGCCCGCTGGGACGAGGACGCCAAGGTCTGGCGGATCGCGCTGGGCGGTGGCGACACGCTGAGCGCGCGCTACCTCATCACGGCCACCGGTTTCCTGTCACAGCCGCACACCCCTGACATTCCGGGCATCACGAGCTTCGACGGCAAGGTCATCCACACCACCGCCTGGGACGACGGCTACGAGCCGGAGGGACGCCGCATCGCGATCATCGGCACCGGCGCAACGGCGGTACAGCTCATTCCGGAACTCGCCAAGAAAGCCGCCGAGCTGACCGTCTATCAACGGACCCCGATCTGGGTCGTGCCGAAACTCGACTTCCCCATCTCCGAGCGCGCCAAGCGGTTGTTCGCCCGTGTGCCGCTTACCCAGCGCGCGGTCCGGATGGTCACCGACGCGCTGTATGAGTTCTTCATCTTCGTCGGACTTCATCACCGCCAGACGCTGTTTCGACGGCTCAACATCGCCGCCTCCGACCTGGCCAAGATGCACCGGTTCTTCTCGATCCGGGACCCCGAGTTGCGTGAGCAACTGACACCGGACTACGACTTCGGCTGCAAGCGGCCCACGTTCTCCAACAGCTACTACCGGGTCTTCACCAAACCCCATGTGCACCTTCAGAGTTCGGGTATCGAGCGGATCGAATCCGACGGCATCGTGGCCAATGACGGAACGAAGACGGTGATCGACACGTTGGTGCTGGCCACCGGCTTCGACCTGTGGGAGGCGAACTTCCCGGCCATCGAGATCGTCGGCCGCCAGGGACGCAACCTCGGCAAGTGGTGGCGCGAGAACCGGTTCCAGGCTTACCAGGGCGTCTCGATGCCCTACTTCCCCAACCTGCTCAGCCTGGCCAGCCCGTATGCCTTCCTCGGCCTGAACTTCTTCAACACCATGGAATACCAGATGCGCCACATGGACAGGCTGTTCGGCGAGGTGAAGCGCCGGGGGGCGACCACGTTCGAGGTGACCGAGGAAGCCAACACCCGCTACCTGGACCGGATGACGGAGTTGATCGCGGATTCGGTGTTCACGGTGGGCAACTGCGCCTCGTCGCGGTCCTATTACTTCAACCCCAGCGGCGAGGCCACGCTCCTGCGGCCGATGCCCACGCGACGGGCCATCAAGGAAGCGTCGCAGTATCCGTTGAGCGACTACCAGATCGCGTGA
- a CDS encoding APC family permease translates to MGSMIGAGIFVALAPAAAAAGSGLLIGLAVAAVVAYCNATSSARLAALYPQSGGTYVYGRECLGPFWGYTAGWSFVVGKTASCAAMALTVGYYVWPEWAHAVAVAAVVALTALNYAGIRKSALLTRLIVAVVLAVLAAVVVVIAGFGAPDGARLALGSDVTVVGVLQAAGLLFFAFAGYARIATLGEEVRDPARTIPRAIPIALGITLVVYAVVAVAVIAALGSEALASATAPLADAVAAAGYPGFEPVVRTGAAVAALGSLLALILGVSRTTLAMARDRHLPQALAAVHHRFDSPHRAELAVGVVVATLAALVDVRTAIGFSSFAVLLYYAIANTAAFTLPRKAIPLVGVAGCLLLAMLLPVSSVLAGAGVVLIGAAVYAGRRVHAARYAP, encoded by the coding sequence ATGGGCTCGATGATCGGTGCGGGCATCTTCGTCGCGCTGGCCCCGGCCGCGGCCGCGGCGGGTTCGGGGTTGTTGATCGGCCTGGCCGTCGCGGCCGTCGTCGCCTACTGTAACGCCACGTCCTCGGCACGCCTTGCCGCCCTTTACCCGCAGTCCGGTGGGACCTACGTCTACGGCCGGGAATGTCTCGGCCCGTTCTGGGGATACACGGCGGGGTGGAGTTTCGTCGTCGGCAAGACGGCTTCGTGTGCGGCGATGGCGCTGACCGTCGGTTACTACGTCTGGCCCGAGTGGGCGCACGCGGTGGCAGTGGCGGCCGTCGTCGCGCTGACCGCCCTGAACTACGCGGGTATCAGGAAGTCGGCGTTGCTGACCCGGCTCATCGTCGCCGTCGTGCTCGCGGTGCTGGCCGCGGTGGTCGTCGTCATCGCCGGGTTCGGTGCGCCCGACGGCGCGCGGCTCGCCCTGGGCTCCGATGTCACGGTGGTCGGTGTGCTGCAGGCCGCAGGGTTGCTGTTCTTCGCCTTCGCGGGCTATGCGCGCATCGCCACCCTCGGTGAGGAGGTCCGCGACCCGGCCCGGACGATCCCCCGCGCGATCCCGATCGCGCTGGGCATCACGCTCGTCGTCTACGCCGTCGTCGCGGTCGCCGTCATCGCCGCGCTGGGCAGCGAAGCGCTGGCGTCGGCGACGGCGCCGCTGGCCGACGCCGTGGCCGCTGCGGGATACCCAGGATTCGAGCCCGTGGTCCGGACGGGCGCCGCGGTCGCCGCGCTGGGCTCGCTGCTGGCGTTGATCCTGGGGGTGTCGCGCACGACGCTGGCGATGGCCCGCGACCGCCACCTGCCGCAGGCGCTGGCGGCCGTGCACCACCGGTTCGACAGCCCGCACCGCGCGGAGCTCGCGGTGGGTGTGGTGGTGGCGACGCTCGCCGCGCTGGTCGACGTGCGAACCGCGATCGGCTTCTCGTCGTTCGCGGTGCTGCTCTACTACGCCATCGCCAACACCGCCGCATTCACGTTGCCGCGCAAGGCCATACCGCTGGTCGGTGTGGCAGGGTGTCTGCTTCTGGCGATGTTGCTGCCGGTGTCGTCGGTGCTGGCAGGCGCGGGTGTCGTATTGATCGGCGCGGCGGTCTACGCCGGACGCCGCGTTCACGCCGCAAGGTATGCCCCGTGA
- a CDS encoding uracil-xanthine permease family protein has protein sequence MIPVTWSRVDARAGEDFVVAPGERLRWGRMIGLGAQHVVAMFGATFLVPVLTGFPPATTLLFSGVGTVLFLLITGNRLPSYLGSSFSVIAPVTAAVATYGTGSALGGLVAVGLALVAIGAVVHLVGTHWIDVTLPPVVTGAIVALIGFNLAPAAKANFEEGPLVGLVTLVLLVAILAFFRGMIGRLAIFLAVLVGYLLALAMGEVDTSAIAAAPWLGLPEFQTPTFTLAVLPMFLPAVIALVAENIGHVKSVGQMTGTDVDPLIGRALAADGVATTLAGIGGGSATTTYAENIGVMAATRVYSTAAYWVAAAVAIMLSLCPKVGAVISAIPAGVLGGATVVLYGLVGVLGIRIWLTNRVDFTKPVNQMTAAIPLIIGIADFTWQGGGLTFTGIALGSIAALAVYHGMRLLGYRKATERSVAVDPEAELR, from the coding sequence GTGATTCCAGTGACATGGTCGCGGGTCGACGCACGAGCAGGCGAGGACTTCGTCGTCGCGCCCGGCGAACGGCTCAGGTGGGGCCGGATGATCGGCCTGGGTGCGCAGCACGTCGTCGCGATGTTCGGCGCAACCTTCCTGGTGCCGGTCCTCACCGGTTTCCCACCCGCAACGACGCTGCTGTTCTCGGGCGTCGGCACGGTGCTGTTCCTGCTGATCACGGGCAACCGGCTGCCGAGCTATCTGGGCTCCAGTTTCTCGGTGATCGCGCCGGTCACCGCGGCGGTGGCCACGTACGGGACCGGCAGCGCGCTGGGCGGACTGGTTGCAGTCGGCCTGGCACTGGTCGCGATCGGAGCGGTCGTGCACCTGGTGGGTACGCACTGGATCGACGTGACGTTGCCGCCGGTGGTCACCGGCGCGATCGTCGCGCTGATCGGCTTCAACCTCGCTCCGGCCGCCAAGGCGAATTTCGAGGAGGGGCCGCTGGTCGGACTCGTCACCTTGGTGTTGCTGGTGGCCATCCTGGCCTTCTTCCGCGGGATGATCGGTCGGCTCGCCATTTTCCTGGCGGTGTTGGTCGGGTATCTGTTGGCGCTGGCGATGGGAGAGGTCGACACGTCGGCGATCGCGGCCGCACCGTGGCTGGGCCTGCCCGAGTTCCAGACGCCCACGTTCACCCTGGCGGTGCTGCCGATGTTCCTGCCTGCGGTGATCGCACTTGTCGCCGAGAACATCGGGCACGTGAAGTCTGTCGGGCAGATGACCGGCACCGACGTCGACCCGCTGATCGGGCGAGCACTGGCGGCCGACGGTGTGGCGACCACCCTGGCGGGCATCGGCGGGGGTTCGGCGACGACGACGTACGCCGAGAACATCGGCGTGATGGCGGCGACGCGGGTGTACTCGACCGCCGCGTACTGGGTGGCGGCGGCGGTGGCGATCATGCTCTCGCTCTGCCCGAAGGTGGGCGCGGTGATCTCGGCCATTCCAGCCGGCGTACTCGGCGGGGCCACCGTGGTGCTCTACGGGCTCGTCGGGGTGCTCGGAATCCGGATCTGGCTGACCAACCGGGTCGACTTCACGAAGCCGGTGAACCAGATGACAGCCGCGATTCCGCTGATCATCGGTATCGCCGACTTCACATGGCAGGGCGGGGGTTTGACGTTCACCGGCATTGCGCTGGGATCCATCGCCGCGCTGGCGGTGTATCACGGCATGCGACTGCTGGGCTACCGGAAGGCTACCGAGAGATCCGTTGCCGTTGATCCCGAGGCGGAACTCCGTTGA
- a CDS encoding M28 family peptidase, whose amino-acid sequence MKRWAAVGLAAILTACSSTDSNPAPDDLGRELAAKVTADGMYPHLRRLQEIADANDGSRAEGTPGYDASVDYVAELLRDSGFDVQTPEFEVLDRSEGGNPALRVGGRSFPAEQASLLITTPPGGLAAPTLRPGKSPGCRTADYDGRSVKGAIAVVDDTGCSVVDKQNAAVSEGAVGVLVVNTRGTSGSPAGLFTPGYYRELTVPVGVINPDADAALRRTSAPVQLVLDSKPVMTKARNVIAQTQTGDTANLVVAGAHLDSVTRSPGINDDGTGVAALLETAAALGSEPQITNAVRFAFWASEENGHAGPSRYVHSLSLEDLADIALYLNFDMLGSPNAGYFTYDGDQTAQPNPEIPLRSVPQGSAGLERTLAGYLNSAGVRPADMPLAKATDYYPFLTAGIPVGGLTAGASQRKTEVQERLWGGKAGVPFDPNYRTPRDRIDAVNRDALSVLGPAAAFAVGTYAQAVDGVNGVPPRDQRQRISR is encoded by the coding sequence ATGAAACGCTGGGCTGCCGTCGGGCTTGCCGCGATCCTGACGGCCTGCTCGTCGACGGACTCCAACCCGGCACCTGACGACCTGGGCCGAGAACTGGCCGCCAAAGTCACCGCCGACGGAATGTATCCGCACCTGCGCCGACTCCAGGAGATCGCCGACGCCAACGACGGCAGCCGGGCAGAGGGCACCCCCGGCTACGACGCCAGCGTCGACTACGTCGCAGAGTTGCTGCGCGACAGCGGCTTCGATGTCCAGACGCCGGAGTTCGAAGTCCTCGATCGCAGCGAGGGCGGCAACCCCGCCCTGCGGGTGGGCGGGCGAAGCTTCCCCGCCGAGCAGGCCTCGCTGCTGATCACCACACCGCCCGGCGGGCTCGCCGCCCCGACCCTGAGGCCCGGAAAGTCACCAGGGTGTCGCACCGCCGACTACGACGGCCGTTCGGTGAAGGGCGCCATTGCCGTCGTCGACGACACCGGTTGCTCGGTCGTCGACAAACAGAACGCGGCAGTGTCCGAAGGAGCGGTCGGCGTGCTCGTCGTCAACACCCGCGGAACCAGCGGCAGCCCGGCCGGACTGTTCACGCCCGGCTACTACCGGGAGCTGACCGTGCCCGTCGGAGTGATCAACCCCGATGCTGACGCCGCCCTGCGCCGCACCAGCGCACCGGTGCAACTCGTACTGGACAGCAAGCCGGTCATGACCAAGGCGCGCAACGTGATCGCGCAGACGCAGACCGGCGACACCGCGAATCTCGTCGTGGCGGGTGCGCATCTCGACAGCGTGACCCGAAGTCCCGGGATCAACGACGACGGCACCGGTGTGGCCGCGCTTTTGGAGACGGCGGCGGCGCTGGGTTCGGAACCGCAGATCACCAATGCCGTGCGGTTCGCCTTCTGGGCGTCGGAGGAGAACGGGCATGCCGGGCCGAGCCGATATGTGCACAGCCTGTCGCTCGAAGACCTGGCCGACATCGCGCTCTACCTCAACTTCGACATGCTCGGCTCGCCGAACGCAGGCTACTTCACCTACGACGGTGACCAGACCGCGCAGCCCAACCCGGAGATCCCGCTGCGATCGGTGCCGCAAGGCTCCGCGGGCCTCGAGCGCACCCTGGCCGGCTATCTCAACTCGGCCGGTGTGCGGCCCGCCGACATGCCGCTGGCCAAAGCCACCGACTACTACCCGTTTCTGACCGCGGGAATTCCGGTAGGCGGCCTGACGGCCGGCGCTTCGCAGCGGAAAACCGAGGTGCAGGAGCGCCTTTGGGGCGGCAAGGCCGGTGTGCCGTTCGATCCGAACTACCGCACGCCACGCGACCGGATCGACGCCGTGAACCGCGACGCGCTTTCGGTCCTGGGGCCGGCCGCCGCGTTCGCCGTCGGAACCTATGCGCAGGCCGTCGACGGCGTCAACGGAGTTCCGCCTCGGGATCAACGGCAACGGATCTCTCGGTAG